From one Triticum urartu cultivar G1812 chromosome 3, Tu2.1, whole genome shotgun sequence genomic stretch:
- the LOC125545435 gene encoding coronatine-insensitive protein homolog 1a: MGGEVPEPRRLSRALSFGCGGVPDEALHLVMGYVDAPRDREAASLVCRRWHRIDALTRKHVTVAFCYAADPARLLARFPRLESLALKGRPRAAMYGLISDDWGAYAAPWVARLAAPLECLKALHLRRMTVTDDDVAALIRSRGHMLQELKLDKCSGFSTDALRLVARSCRSLRTLFLEECVITDEGGEWLHELAVNNSVLVTLNFYMTELKVVPADLELLAKNCKSLLSLKISECDLSDLIGFFEAANALQDFAGGSFNEVGELTKYEKVKFPPRVCFLGLTFMGKNEMPVIFPFSASLKKLDLQYTFLTTEDHCQLISKCPNLFVLEVRNVIGDRGLEVVGDTCKKLRRLRIERGDDDPGLQEEQGGVSQLGLTAVAVGCRDLEYIAAYVSDITNGALESIGTFCKNLYDFRLVLLDRQKQVTDLPLDNGVRALLRSCTKLRRFALYLRPGGLSDTGLDYIGQYSGNIQYMLLGNVGESDHGLIRFAIGCTNLRKLELRSCCFSEQALSLAVLHMPSLRYIWVQGYKASPAGLELLLMARRFWNIEFTPPSPEGLFRMTLEGEPCVDKQAQVLAYYSLAGQRQDCPDWVTPLHPAA; encoded by the exons ATGGGCGGGGAGGTGCCGGAGCCGCGGCGGCTCAGCCGCGCGCTCAGCTTCGGCTGCGGCGGCGTGCCCGACGAGGCGCTGCACCTCGTCATGGGCTACGTCGACGCCCCGCGCGACCGGGAGGCCGCCTCGCTCGTCTGCCGCCGCTGGCACCGCATCGACGCGCTCACCCGCAAGCACGTCACCGTCGCCTTCTGCTACGCCGCCGACCCGGCCCGCCTCCTCGCGCGCTTCCCGCGCCTCGAGTCGCTCGCCCTcaagggcaggccgcgcgccgcCATGTACGGCCTCATCTCCGACGACTGGGGCGCCTACGCCGCGCCCTGGGTCGCCCGGCTCGCCGCGCCGCTCGAGTGCCTCAAGGCGCTCCACCTGCGACGCATGACCGTCACCGACGACGACGTCGCCGCGCTCATCCGCTCCCGCGGCCACATGCTGCAGGAGCTCAAGCTCGACAAGTGCTCCGGCTTCTCCACCGACGCGCTCCGCCTCGTCGCCCGCTCCTGCAG ATCCTTGAGAACATTATTTCTTGAAGAATGTGTGATTACTGATGAAGGTGGTGAATGGCTTCATGAACTTGCTGTCAACAATTCTGTTCTTGTGACACTGAACTTCTACATGACTGAGCTCAAAGTGGTGCCAGCTGATCTGGAGCTTCTAGCAAAGAACTGCAAATCATTACTTTCTTTAAAGATCAGTGAGTGTGACCTTTCAGACCTGATTGGTTTTTTCGAAGCAGCCAATGCATTGCAAGATTTTGCTGGAGGATCGTTCAATGAGGTAGGAGAGCTAACAAAGTATGAAAAAGTCAAGTTTCCACCAAGAGTATGCTTCTTGGGGCTTACGTTCATGGGGAAAAATGAGATGCCTGTTATCTTCCCTTTTTCTGCTTCATTAAAGAAACTGGACTTGCAGTACACTTTCCTCACCACTGAGGATCATTGCCAGCTTATCTCAAAATGCCCGAACCTATTTGTTCTCGAG GTGAGGAATGTGATAGGAGACAGAGGGCTAGAGGTTGTTGGTGATACATGCAAGAAGCTACGAAGACTTCGAATTGAGCGAGGGGATGATGATCCAGGTCTCCAAGAAGAGCAAGGAGGAGTTTCTCAGTTAGGCCTGACAGCGGTAGCTGTTGGTTGCCGTGACCTGGAGTACATAGCTGCCTATGTATCTGATATCACCAACGGCGCTCTCGAATCCATCGGGACCTTCTGCAAAAATCTCTACGACTTCCGGCTTGTCCTGCTCGACAGACAAAAGCAGGTAACCGATCTGCCGCTCGACAACGGTGTTCGAGCTCTGTTAAGGAGCTGCACCAAGCTCCGGAGATTTGCTCTCTACCTGAGACCTGGAGGGCTCTCAGACACAGGCCTCGACTACATCGGGCAGTACAGCGGCAACATCCAGTACATGCTACTGGGCAACGTCGGCGAATCGGACCACGGGTTGATCCGCTTCGCAATAGGATGCACCAACCTGCGGAAGCTTGAGCTTCGGAGCTGCTGCTTCAGCGAGCAAGCCCTGTCCCTCGCGGTGCTCCACATGCCCTCGCTCAGGTACATATGGGTGCAAGGCTACAAGGCCTCTCCAGCAGGCCTGGAGCTCCTCCTCATGGCGAGGCGATTCTGGAACATCGAGTTCACGCCCCCCAGCCCCGAGGGCTTGTTCCGCATGACGCTCGAAGGAGAACCCTGCGTGGACAAGCAGGCCCAGGTTCTTGCCTACTACTCCCTTGCCGGGCAGAGGCAGGACTGCCCTGACTGGGTGACCCCGTTGCATCCAGCCGCATGA